The following coding sequences are from one Pusillimonas sp. DMV24BSW_D window:
- a CDS encoding tetratricopeptide repeat protein, producing MRQIIGRICLSVMLALPVFAVSAQATAQTKGNTDEKLFNDPPAADRGWQGLANVLEALSPGVDTSLPLTPSQITDRIEQMINQGRAQEALEIIQKREAQRAESQALGEDVQLMFLHARALAATGRETEAEQIYRDMTITYPELPEPWNNLASIYIKQKQLDRAQDALSMALSAFPEYDLARYNLGQVQLMQAYESFSQAGQSGIADATLKAQEVQRILE from the coding sequence GTGCGTCAAATTATTGGTCGAATTTGTTTATCTGTCATGCTGGCACTGCCCGTATTTGCGGTTTCAGCGCAAGCCACAGCTCAAACAAAAGGCAATACAGATGAGAAACTTTTCAACGACCCGCCTGCCGCCGATAGGGGCTGGCAGGGGCTGGCCAACGTCCTTGAAGCGCTCTCACCCGGCGTTGACACCTCGCTACCGCTAACGCCTTCTCAAATTACAGACCGCATTGAACAAATGATTAACCAGGGGCGAGCGCAAGAAGCATTGGAAATTATCCAGAAACGCGAAGCCCAACGCGCAGAATCGCAAGCGCTGGGCGAAGATGTGCAACTCATGTTTCTTCACGCGCGGGCCCTGGCTGCCACCGGGCGCGAAACTGAGGCCGAACAAATCTATCGCGACATGACCATCACCTACCCTGAGCTGCCTGAGCCTTGGAATAACCTTGCTTCAATTTACATTAAACAAAAACAGCTTGATCGGGCCCAGGACGCACTCTCAATGGCACTCTCCGCCTTCCCCGAGTACGATCTGGCCCGATACAATTTAGGCCAGGTGCAGCTTATGCAAGCCTACGAGTCTTTCTCCCAAGCGGGGCAATCAGGTATTGCAGACGCAACCCTAAAAGCGCAAGAAGTGCAACGCATCCTGGAATAA
- a CDS encoding peptidylprolyl isomerase, producing MSNQPQVRIQTNHGEMLIQLNAEKAPKTVENFLTYVREGFYDGTVFHRVINNFMIQGGGFEAGMKQKETHAPIENEADNGLKNNRYTLAMARTSDPHSATAQFFINVSDNDFLNFTAPTSNGWGYAVFGEVIEGTEVVDKIKNVSTGNKGFHQDVPVEDVIIEKAVVVE from the coding sequence ATGAGCAACCAACCTCAAGTTCGCATACAAACCAATCACGGTGAAATGCTGATCCAGCTAAACGCCGAAAAAGCCCCCAAAACCGTTGAAAACTTCTTAACGTACGTACGCGAAGGCTTCTACGACGGCACAGTTTTTCATCGTGTCATCAATAACTTCATGATTCAGGGCGGTGGATTCGAGGCCGGCATGAAACAAAAAGAGACTCACGCTCCTATTGAAAACGAAGCTGATAATGGCCTTAAAAATAATCGCTACACGCTGGCAATGGCGCGTACCAGCGACCCACACTCAGCCACAGCGCAGTTTTTCATCAATGTTTCAGACAACGACTTCCTGAACTTTACCGCCCCTACCAGCAACGGCTGGGGCTACGCCGTATTTGGCGAGGTCATTGAAGGTACTGAAGTCGTCGACAAGATCAAAAACGTCAGCACTGGAAACAAAGGCTTCCATCAAGACGTGCCCGTCGAAGATGTCATCATTGAAAAAGCCGTTGTTGTCGAATAA